A stretch of Spirosoma oryzicola DNA encodes these proteins:
- the ispG gene encoding (E)-4-hydroxy-3-methylbut-2-enyl-diphosphate synthase, giving the protein MLDSLLTPSISAATPDSPVLYTPSLTQYNRRKTITVTIGDVPLGSDYPIRVQSMTTIDTMDTLGSVEQSIRMIEAGCEYIRITAPSVKEAQNLENIRKELRARGYTTPLVADIHFTPNAAELAARIVEKVRINPGNYADRKRFEFIDYTDAAYAAELGRIREKFLPLVRICKEYGTAMRIGTNHGSLSDRILSRYGDTPVGMVESALEFLRICEDEKYYNIVLSMKSSNPQVMVQAYRLLVQRLAEEGLQPYPLHLGVTEAGEAEDGRIKSALGIGTLLEDGIGDTVRVSLTEEPEREAPVAQALIDRYINRAATTTPIPTVTSYPINPFQYTRRTTHEVANFGGQNVPRVIADYSQIRVTDHDALQPIGHFYLPVPDKWRMNDLGADYIYTGSHPAQFMLPNGLKEIQDFAVWQTNGDQVNAFPLLTAAEYLTAQSTALKLHNRLNIIRVVLADLSHELLKALRLDKTAVLLIATENAHAMAELRRLVIELINPEQTSDSITIPVVIQRSYSAVPEEDVPLFAATDVGGLLIDGLGDGVMLSPNSASADELKRLNNLAFGILQAARTRITKTEYISCPSCGRTLFDLQETTAHIRQRTDHLKGVKIGIMGCIVNGPGEMADADYGYVGIGRDKIALYRGQQVIKKSVPADRAVDELIDLIREDNRWIEPEKVDL; this is encoded by the coding sequence ATGCTTGATTCGCTGCTCACTCCTTCTATTTCGGCGGCAACGCCAGACTCACCAGTACTGTATACGCCTTCGCTGACGCAATACAACCGCCGGAAAACGATTACGGTCACCATTGGCGACGTACCGCTAGGCTCCGATTATCCGATTCGGGTTCAGTCCATGACCACCATTGACACGATGGACACGCTTGGCTCTGTGGAGCAGAGTATTCGCATGATCGAAGCCGGTTGTGAGTATATCCGCATTACGGCACCCAGCGTGAAAGAAGCGCAGAATCTAGAGAATATTCGGAAGGAATTACGGGCGCGTGGCTATACAACCCCTCTGGTAGCCGACATTCACTTCACACCCAATGCGGCTGAACTGGCAGCGCGCATCGTTGAGAAAGTTCGCATCAACCCTGGCAACTACGCCGACCGCAAGCGGTTCGAGTTTATCGATTACACCGATGCTGCCTATGCTGCTGAACTGGGCCGTATCCGGGAAAAATTTCTGCCGCTAGTCCGCATTTGTAAGGAGTACGGTACGGCGATGCGCATCGGCACGAACCACGGCTCCTTGTCCGACCGGATTCTGAGCCGCTATGGCGATACACCCGTGGGCATGGTTGAATCGGCACTGGAGTTCCTGCGCATTTGCGAGGACGAAAAGTATTATAACATCGTTTTGTCGATGAAGTCGAGCAATCCGCAGGTGATGGTGCAAGCGTACCGCCTGCTGGTGCAGCGACTGGCCGAAGAAGGCTTACAACCTTATCCGTTACACCTTGGCGTCACAGAAGCAGGTGAAGCCGAAGATGGGCGCATCAAGTCAGCACTGGGTATCGGCACACTCCTCGAAGATGGTATTGGCGACACAGTTCGCGTATCGCTGACCGAAGAGCCGGAGCGAGAAGCGCCCGTTGCACAGGCCCTGATTGATCGCTACATCAACCGGGCGGCTACTACGACGCCGATCCCGACCGTTACCAGCTACCCTATCAATCCGTTCCAATATACCCGCCGGACTACGCACGAGGTAGCTAATTTTGGCGGTCAGAACGTACCACGCGTCATTGCCGATTACAGTCAGATTCGGGTTACGGACCATGACGCGCTACAGCCAATCGGTCATTTTTATCTACCCGTACCCGACAAATGGCGCATGAATGACCTTGGTGCCGACTACATTTACACCGGTTCGCATCCGGCGCAGTTCATGTTGCCCAACGGCTTGAAGGAGATTCAGGACTTTGCGGTCTGGCAAACAAATGGAGATCAGGTTAACGCTTTCCCGTTATTAACCGCAGCGGAATACCTAACCGCTCAGTCGACCGCGCTTAAGCTTCATAACCGATTGAACATTATACGGGTAGTACTGGCTGATTTGTCGCATGAGCTGTTGAAAGCGCTCCGTTTGGATAAGACGGCGGTTCTGCTGATCGCAACGGAAAATGCCCACGCGATGGCTGAATTACGCCGGTTGGTCATCGAGTTGATCAATCCAGAACAGACCAGCGATTCGATAACGATACCCGTTGTCATCCAACGCAGCTATTCAGCAGTACCCGAAGAAGATGTGCCCTTATTTGCCGCTACCGACGTTGGTGGATTGCTGATTGATGGTCTGGGTGATGGCGTTATGCTTTCGCCGAACTCAGCCTCAGCGGACGAGCTAAAACGGCTTAACAATCTGGCCTTCGGTATCTTGCAGGCTGCCCGGACGCGTATTACCAAAACGGAATACATTTCGTGCCCTTCCTGTGGCCGAACGCTGTTTGACTTGCAGGAAACGACGGCACACATCCGTCAGCGCACGGACCATCTCAAAGGCGTCAAGATTGGCATTATGGGCTGTATCGTAAATGGTCCTGGTGAAATGGCCGATGCCGATTATGGTTATGTGGGGATTGGTCGCGATAAGATTGCGCTTTACCGGGGACAGCAGGTCATTAAAAAGTCAGTTCCTGCCGACCGGGCCGTTGACGAATTAATCGACCTTATTCGTGAAGATAATCGTTGGATTGAGCCTGAAAAAGTTGATTTGTAG
- a CDS encoding DUF6728 family protein, with amino-acid sequence MNRFLDYLKIGPVFSYFLRVFRKPDPNHPTNVNLRMMHGINRVSIIMFLFAIIVYTVRHCVR; translated from the coding sequence ATGAATCGCTTTCTCGATTACCTGAAAATTGGTCCTGTTTTTTCGTACTTTCTTCGCGTTTTCCGTAAGCCGGACCCAAACCATCCGACAAACGTGAACCTGCGCATGATGCACGGTATTAACCGGGTCTCTATTATCATGTTCTTGTTTGCCATTATTGTTTACACCGTTCGCCACTGCGTCCGATGA
- a CDS encoding MmcQ/YjbR family DNA-binding protein, whose amino-acid sequence MNIETLRDYCLTKAGVTESFPFGETTLVFKVGGKIFALADIESRPTTVNLKCDPERAVQLRDEYSAVMPGYHMNKTHWNTVLIDGSVRSSMVHEWIDHSYELVRKSLPKAIREQLN is encoded by the coding sequence ATGAACATCGAAACCCTGCGTGATTACTGCCTGACAAAAGCGGGTGTTACCGAGTCGTTTCCCTTTGGCGAAACGACGCTGGTATTTAAGGTTGGCGGTAAAATATTTGCGCTTGCCGACATCGAAAGCCGCCCTACCACTGTCAACCTTAAGTGTGATCCTGAACGGGCGGTGCAACTGCGGGACGAATACTCGGCGGTTATGCCGGGCTATCACATGAACAAAACGCACTGGAACACCGTCCTGATTGATGGTAGCGTCCGGAGCAGCATGGTTCATGAGTGGATTGATCATTCCTACGAATTAGTCCGCAAGAGTTTACCCAAAGCCATTCGGGAGCAATTAAACTGA
- a CDS encoding tetratricopeptide repeat protein, which yields MEVALICLLFVVYLTIRYYLVDHDTPADKDRNRFRKGMDMISNRNITGAHSYFDEAVRQHPKSAIAYAYRGKCQLVQENYYSAIYDLTQAINRDNTLADCYLDRGIAYYKTEQFNDAFREFDKAVWHFRDEQPDAYRWRALARIQVRQLPQAESDLRRAVSLGDENSFHLLLQPPFTKPVSV from the coding sequence ATGGAAGTTGCGTTGATATGTCTGCTGTTTGTAGTGTATTTAACCATTCGCTACTACCTCGTTGATCACGACACACCAGCCGACAAAGATCGAAATCGATTTCGGAAAGGAATGGACATGATCAGTAATCGGAATATTACCGGCGCTCATTCTTATTTCGACGAAGCGGTTCGTCAGCACCCGAAATCGGCCATTGCCTACGCATATCGGGGAAAGTGCCAGCTCGTTCAGGAAAATTATTACTCCGCTATCTACGATCTTACGCAGGCGATCAACCGCGACAATACGTTGGCTGACTGCTATCTGGACCGGGGCATTGCTTATTACAAAACCGAGCAGTTCAACGACGCTTTCCGCGAGTTTGATAAAGCGGTCTGGCACTTCCGTGACGAGCAACCGGACGCTTACCGGTGGCGCGCTCTGGCCCGAATTCAGGTTCGGCAACTGCCGCAGGCCGAAAGTGATTTACGCCGGGCCGTTTCACTGGGCGACGAAAATTCATTTCACCTGCTGCTTCAACCGCCGTTTACCAAACCGGTAAGCGTTTAA
- a CDS encoding thioredoxin family protein, with protein sequence MKKILLLLFVAQIALAQNQKQGIQFKQTPVEKVFQEARRAGKPVFVEIFSPTCHVCQSFVPTLADARVGKYYNDKFLSTKLDIGQPSTRTFLDKHHLFVPSLPLFLYFDPQQNLVHFAMSNNSTDEVIRHGTNALSPSGRSQAMKSRYQQGERAPNFLIDYAMYSRVTKDTVANIAAMNEYARQQSPATYANQTNWLALQKLVLDFENPMFQYMLGHLDTYRKAYGAEPTQQVAENILMSSLYSGRGAQYPVAKILEVRQGLTKIGIDPRVAANRTLLPEVNAYFRARQTGKAVERMDSQVASNQLSAPEYIYISRLFNRASPDATDAPTVVKWVNKGLAAKPAPKEQADLYFELAEAYRRGGKSADAQKAAQKSMELAQASRLDTRRNVEQMAKLK encoded by the coding sequence ATGAAAAAGATTCTTCTGCTACTCTTCGTCGCTCAGATTGCCCTTGCCCAAAATCAAAAGCAGGGAATTCAATTTAAGCAGACGCCGGTAGAAAAAGTATTTCAGGAAGCTCGCCGAGCGGGTAAACCGGTATTCGTCGAGATTTTTTCGCCTACCTGTCACGTTTGCCAAAGCTTCGTCCCTACATTGGCCGACGCCCGCGTGGGAAAGTATTACAACGACAAGTTTCTCAGCACGAAACTAGACATAGGCCAACCTTCGACACGAACATTCCTGGATAAGCACCATTTGTTCGTACCCTCGTTGCCTTTGTTTCTGTATTTCGATCCGCAACAGAATCTGGTTCATTTCGCAATGAGTAACAACTCGACGGATGAAGTGATTCGGCACGGCACTAACGCGTTGAGTCCATCGGGTCGTAGTCAAGCTATGAAGTCACGCTATCAGCAAGGCGAACGGGCTCCTAATTTCCTGATCGACTATGCGATGTATAGCCGCGTTACGAAAGATACAGTGGCAAATATCGCGGCCATGAATGAATACGCTCGTCAGCAGTCTCCCGCTACGTATGCCAACCAGACCAACTGGCTCGCGTTGCAGAAACTGGTTCTGGACTTCGAAAATCCTATGTTTCAGTACATGCTGGGCCATCTGGACACCTACCGGAAAGCGTACGGGGCCGAACCAACGCAGCAGGTAGCCGAAAACATTCTAATGTCGTCCTTATACAGCGGGCGGGGGGCTCAGTATCCAGTAGCCAAGATTCTGGAGGTACGTCAGGGTCTAACGAAGATCGGTATTGATCCGAGAGTGGCGGCTAACCGCACGTTACTGCCCGAAGTCAATGCGTATTTCCGCGCTCGGCAAACGGGCAAGGCTGTGGAGCGGATGGACAGCCAGGTCGCATCAAACCAACTATCAGCGCCTGAGTACATCTACATCTCCCGGCTTTTCAACCGGGCAAGTCCCGATGCTACGGATGCGCCAACGGTGGTGAAGTGGGTCAATAAGGGTCTTGCTGCGAAACCTGCTCCGAAAGAACAGGCTGATCTATATTTCGAATTAGCGGAAGCTTATCGACGCGGTGGTAAGAGTGCCGATGCGCAGAAAGCGGCTCAGAAATCGATGGAACTGGCGCAGGCAAGCCGACTGGACACCCGCCGGAACGTGGAGCAAATGGCTAAATTGAAATAG
- the gldC gene encoding gliding motility protein GldC — translation MKKSDIHFTVELDNQNIPEKIYWEATDNPNEGLSDTRAIAIALWDQYHNSTLKIDLWTKEMEVVDMKRFLIEMMSGIADTAVNATGDKQMATDIENTCRVLSKRLEEEIKEQQKQQ, via the coding sequence ATGAAAAAATCAGACATTCATTTTACGGTCGAGTTAGACAATCAGAATATTCCCGAGAAAATTTACTGGGAAGCTACCGATAACCCAAACGAGGGTCTCAGCGATACGCGTGCCATTGCCATTGCACTTTGGGATCAGTACCACAACAGCACGCTGAAAATTGATCTTTGGACAAAGGAAATGGAAGTAGTGGACATGAAGCGCTTCCTGATTGAGATGATGAGCGGCATCGCTGATACGGCGGTCAATGCAACGGGCGACAAACAGATGGCTACTGACATTGAAAACACCTGTCGGGTGCTGAGCAAGCGTCTCGAAGAAGAAATTAAAGAGCAGCAAAAGCAGCAGTAG
- a CDS encoding ArsC family reductase, translating to MYTLYAIPNCDTVKKARVWLAEHGIEYQFHDYKKQGIDRKTIEHWLTQKSWEDLVNRAGTTWKKLPDAEKPANAGDAITLMIDKPSVIRRPLIESNGQLILLGFKADQYEEAFV from the coding sequence ATGTATACTTTATACGCCATTCCAAATTGTGATACTGTCAAAAAAGCCCGCGTCTGGCTAGCCGAGCATGGTATCGAGTACCAATTTCACGATTATAAAAAACAGGGTATTGATCGAAAAACGATTGAACACTGGCTTACGCAAAAGTCATGGGAGGACCTGGTAAACCGCGCCGGAACAACCTGGAAGAAATTACCCGACGCCGAAAAGCCAGCCAACGCCGGTGACGCTATTACCCTGATGATCGACAAACCATCGGTGATTCGCCGGCCCCTGATTGAATCGAATGGTCAATTAATTTTGTTAGGCTTTAAAGCGGATCAATACGAAGAAGCATTCGTATAA
- a CDS encoding group III truncated hemoglobin has translation MPTRTLNSPEDVRFLVDSFYEKVQADPLIGPVFTDVAQVDWSKHLPKMYAFWENLILGNNTYHGHPFRPHLIINQQHTLTMDHFERWLSLFSATLTENFTGETAEQVRQRATQIALVWNNKLEYLNNDSYMG, from the coding sequence ATGCCAACAAGAACTCTGAATTCGCCGGAAGATGTTCGTTTTCTGGTCGATTCTTTTTACGAAAAAGTACAGGCTGATCCACTCATTGGCCCCGTCTTTACCGATGTAGCCCAGGTTGACTGGTCGAAACACCTACCCAAAATGTACGCCTTTTGGGAGAATTTGATTTTAGGAAACAACACCTACCACGGTCATCCGTTCCGCCCCCATCTGATCATCAACCAGCAGCATACGCTCACCATGGACCATTTCGAGCGTTGGTTATCGTTGTTTTCGGCCACGCTGACAGAGAACTTCACGGGCGAAACCGCCGAGCAGGTCCGACAGCGGGCTACCCAGATCGCGCTGGTCTGGAACAATAAGCTGGAGTATCTAAACAACGATTCCTACATGGGCTAA
- a CDS encoding DUF4197 domain-containing protein, with product MMKKSVLTATLLATLLSTTSFAQDSTRQKSSGGGIFGKILDAVTQPSAGTAGGLTNSDIASGLKEALRIGVTNGSTQASQVDGYFKNPLLKIAFPPEAQKVATKLRQIGLNKQVDQFELSLNRAAEDAAKKAAPVFVKAITSMSIQDAVGILRGSNDAATQYLRRTSGQQLVMQFTPIIDSTLKKNNATRYYSDLVNTYNKLPFVQKANPNLTEYATNKAVDGLFILVAQEESKIRENPAARVTDLLKRVFSKQ from the coding sequence ATGATGAAAAAAAGTGTGCTTACCGCTACATTGCTGGCGACACTGCTTAGTACAACCAGCTTCGCTCAGGACTCCACCCGTCAGAAGTCATCCGGTGGGGGCATTTTTGGTAAGATTCTCGATGCTGTTACGCAGCCCTCTGCCGGAACAGCGGGAGGGTTGACAAACAGCGATATTGCTTCCGGGCTCAAAGAAGCACTTCGTATTGGTGTAACGAATGGCTCCACGCAGGCATCGCAGGTAGATGGTTACTTTAAGAATCCTTTATTAAAGATTGCTTTTCCACCCGAAGCGCAAAAAGTAGCGACGAAACTTCGGCAGATTGGTCTTAACAAACAGGTTGATCAGTTTGAGTTATCGTTGAACCGAGCTGCTGAGGATGCCGCTAAAAAAGCTGCTCCCGTGTTCGTCAAAGCGATCACATCCATGAGTATTCAGGATGCAGTGGGTATTTTGAGGGGGTCAAACGACGCGGCTACGCAATACCTGCGCCGTACATCAGGACAACAACTCGTCATGCAGTTTACGCCCATTATTGACAGCACCCTAAAGAAAAACAACGCAACGCGCTATTACAGCGATCTCGTCAATACGTACAACAAACTGCCATTCGTGCAAAAAGCGAATCCGAACCTGACGGAATACGCTACCAACAAAGCGGTTGACGGTTTATTTATTCTTGTCGCGCAGGAAGAATCAAAAATTCGCGAAAATCCGGCGGCACGGGTCACGGATCTGCTCAAGCGAGTATTCAGCAAACAGTAA
- a CDS encoding competence/damage-inducible protein A yields MTNTIRAEVITIGDEILFGQITDTNTAWLGTELTNIGIRVVRKSSVGDQANVILDVLHEAHQRADVIILTGGLGPTKDDITKKTLCTYFGVGMVRNEEALALVTSFFVKRGREMTDLNRGQADLPANAVYMQNDWGTAPGMWFEHEGRVYVSLPGVPFEMKHLMTNRILPKLRGHFNTPVIKHKMIRTVGIGESFLAERIEAWEDALPDPIKLAYLPSFGGVKLRLTTTGNDEALLDQQLAEQVEKVLPLIEKNVFGFDNDELETVVGRLLSEKGLTLSIAESCTGGYVSSQITKIPGSSAYFWGSVVSYSNIVKVNQLGVTPETLDQFGAVSEETVRRMAEGVRKALGTNVGIATSGIAGPDGGTPDKPVGTIWIACSTEERTAARLLKLGQYRDQNIQLTSTYVLNMLREELLTL; encoded by the coding sequence ATGACCAACACGATCCGTGCCGAAGTGATCACCATCGGCGACGAAATACTCTTCGGACAAATCACCGACACCAATACGGCCTGGCTGGGAACCGAACTAACCAATATCGGCATCCGCGTCGTTCGCAAATCGTCCGTTGGCGATCAGGCCAATGTCATTCTGGACGTTCTTCACGAAGCGCACCAACGCGCCGACGTGATTATCCTGACCGGAGGACTGGGACCGACTAAAGACGACATTACCAAGAAAACCTTGTGCACGTACTTTGGCGTAGGTATGGTGCGCAATGAAGAGGCCCTGGCGCTGGTAACGAGTTTCTTCGTCAAGCGAGGCCGCGAAATGACAGACCTCAACCGGGGCCAGGCGGACCTACCAGCCAACGCTGTTTATATGCAGAATGACTGGGGTACGGCTCCCGGTATGTGGTTCGAACACGAAGGCCGGGTATACGTTTCGTTGCCGGGGGTTCCGTTCGAGATGAAACATTTGATGACGAATCGAATCCTTCCCAAATTACGCGGGCATTTCAACACGCCGGTGATCAAGCACAAAATGATTCGGACGGTTGGCATTGGCGAATCATTCTTGGCGGAACGCATTGAAGCCTGGGAAGACGCACTGCCCGACCCGATCAAACTGGCGTACCTGCCCAGCTTTGGCGGTGTTAAATTACGGCTGACCACGACGGGTAACGACGAAGCACTACTCGACCAGCAATTGGCCGAACAAGTAGAAAAAGTACTTCCATTGATCGAAAAGAACGTATTTGGCTTCGATAATGACGAACTTGAAACGGTCGTTGGCCGGCTATTAAGCGAGAAAGGTCTTACACTTAGCATTGCAGAAAGCTGTACCGGTGGCTATGTATCGTCCCAGATCACGAAAATACCCGGCTCGTCGGCGTACTTCTGGGGAAGCGTTGTCAGCTACAGCAACATCGTCAAGGTGAACCAGTTGGGCGTTACTCCTGAAACGCTGGATCAGTTCGGCGCGGTCAGTGAGGAAACGGTTCGGCGGATGGCCGAAGGTGTCCGTAAAGCGTTAGGAACCAATGTCGGCATTGCCACCAGCGGAATCGCCGGGCCTGACGGTGGAACACCTGACAAACCCGTCGGCACGATCTGGATCGCCTGCTCGACCGAAGAACGCACCGCTGCCCGGTTGCTCAAGCTCGGTCAGTACCGCGATCAAAATATTCAATTGACCTCCACGTATGTGCTTAATATGCTGCGGGAAGAATTATTGACGCTGTAA
- a CDS encoding dihydrolipoamide acetyltransferase family protein, which produces MALIDMVMPKMGESIMECTVIGWLKQPGDRIDADESVLEVATDKVDTEVPAPENGILKELLVKDGDVVAVGAPIARIETDIEENQLSAEGTPSLPPNQTPEGIGDVANVPDDIENNDQSEVSESARELETSIAAMSSRPATDKAVAASATALAGTQTAFPDRFYSPLVLNIAKEEGVSRDELDRIPGSGLENRVTKKDILAYVIDRAEGRVSQPAPAAQPAKPQPEAPKPQPAASGSATPINGNAHGSVNGQNDIIQMDRMRKMIAQRMVESKQISPHVSSFVEADLTPVVEWRNRVKDQFKQQYGENLTYTPILVEAIVKAIKDFPMINVSVEGDTILVKKPVNVGMAVALPNGNLIVPVIHDAEQYNLVGLTKKVNDLTKRARENKLTADDLAGGTYTISNIGTFGNLMGTPIIVQPQVAIMAFGAIVKKPAVIETPQGDFIGIRQLMFLSHSYDHRVVDGSLGGQFVRRVADYLEQFDVNRKL; this is translated from the coding sequence ATGGCACTAATTGACATGGTAATGCCCAAAATGGGCGAAAGTATAATGGAGTGTACGGTTATTGGGTGGCTTAAACAGCCAGGCGACCGTATTGACGCCGACGAATCCGTGCTGGAAGTAGCCACGGATAAGGTGGACACCGAAGTACCAGCACCCGAAAATGGAATTCTGAAAGAACTACTTGTTAAAGACGGCGACGTGGTAGCCGTTGGTGCGCCGATTGCCCGTATTGAAACCGACATTGAGGAAAACCAGCTGTCAGCGGAGGGTACTCCTTCACTTCCACCGAATCAAACGCCTGAAGGGATCGGTGATGTAGCCAACGTTCCCGACGATATTGAAAACAACGATCAGTCCGAGGTATCGGAATCTGCGCGGGAGCTAGAAACCAGTATCGCGGCCATGAGCAGCCGCCCCGCCACTGACAAAGCGGTTGCCGCTTCGGCCACGGCGTTGGCGGGCACGCAGACGGCATTTCCTGACCGTTTCTACTCCCCGCTGGTACTAAACATTGCCAAGGAAGAAGGTGTTTCGCGCGATGAACTCGACCGGATTCCCGGTTCAGGTCTCGAAAACCGGGTTACGAAAAAGGATATTCTGGCTTATGTAATCGACCGGGCTGAAGGTAGAGTGTCGCAACCAGCTCCGGCTGCTCAGCCCGCCAAGCCACAACCAGAAGCGCCGAAACCCCAACCCGCTGCATCAGGATCAGCAACGCCTATCAACGGTAATGCGCATGGCTCCGTTAATGGCCAGAACGACATTATCCAGATGGATCGGATGCGTAAAATGATCGCTCAGCGGATGGTGGAATCAAAGCAGATTTCTCCCCACGTTAGTTCGTTCGTTGAGGCCGACCTTACCCCCGTTGTTGAATGGCGGAACCGCGTAAAAGATCAGTTCAAGCAGCAGTACGGTGAAAACCTGACCTATACCCCTATCCTGGTCGAAGCGATTGTCAAAGCGATCAAGGACTTTCCGATGATCAATGTTTCGGTGGAAGGGGATACGATCCTCGTCAAAAAGCCGGTCAACGTTGGTATGGCGGTGGCACTACCTAACGGAAATCTGATTGTACCGGTCATTCACGATGCGGAACAGTATAACCTGGTGGGATTAACCAAGAAAGTAAATGATCTGACCAAACGCGCCCGCGAGAATAAACTAACCGCCGACGATCTGGCCGGAGGAACCTACACCATCTCAAACATCGGTACATTCGGCAACCTCATGGGAACGCCGATCATCGTGCAGCCGCAGGTAGCCATCATGGCTTTCGGAGCTATCGTGAAAAAACCCGCTGTGATCGAAACACCCCAGGGCGATTTTATTGGTATTCGGCAGCTGATGTTCCTATCGCACTCGTACGATCACCGGGTCGTCGATGGGTCCTTGGGCGGACAGTTCGTTCGGCGCGTGGCCGATTACCTGGAACAATTTGACGTAAACCGTAAACTCTAA
- a CDS encoding 5' nucleotidase, NT5C type has translation MKQRIAIDMDDVMADTHAKFIKLYLEGDMPRYTLEELKEKSFHELFDENEYKAISERVYEVGFFRDIPVMEGAQDVIANLMEKYDVFVASAAQEFPNSLREKWDWLQEHFPAISWHNYIFLGDKSVLNTDFLIDDLPRNLRTFQGEGLLFDALHNRDDQQFQRVKSWQEIAKILL, from the coding sequence ATGAAACAACGCATTGCGATTGACATGGACGATGTCATGGCTGATACCCACGCTAAGTTCATCAAGCTTTATCTGGAAGGCGACATGCCCCGCTACACACTGGAAGAGCTAAAGGAAAAATCGTTCCATGAACTGTTCGACGAAAACGAATACAAAGCCATCTCCGAGCGCGTCTATGAAGTAGGTTTCTTCCGCGATATTCCGGTTATGGAAGGTGCGCAGGATGTCATTGCCAATCTGATGGAAAAGTACGACGTTTTTGTTGCCTCGGCGGCCCAGGAGTTTCCTAATTCACTACGCGAAAAATGGGACTGGCTTCAGGAACACTTCCCGGCTATTTCCTGGCATAATTATATTTTTTTAGGTGACAAAAGCGTGTTGAATACCGATTTTCTGATCGACGATCTACCACGTAATCTACGTACCTTTCAGGGTGAAGGATTATTGTTCGACGCACTTCACAACCGCGATGACCAGCAGTTTCAGCGCGTGAAGTCTTGGCAGGAAATAGCCAAAATATTGTTGTAA
- a CDS encoding acyl-CoA desaturase yields MIVLAAFLGHWYLSLFCQTFFLHRYSAHKMFAMSKFWERFFYLLTYVSQGSSYLSPRAYAVLHRMHHAYSDTPKDPHSPHHTKNVFTMMWQTKNIYNAVLHRKQAIERQFDRNYPEWNFIEKVGDSWVSRAGWGVLYSLFYIFAFIYLDMHWAFFFLLPVHFVMGPVHGAIINWSGHKYGYSNFDNHDQSKNSLILDVVMMGELFQNNHHKRPNAANFGAKWFEFDPTYPVIGILHKLHIVRLRPSAEAKKAQHEVGHDRLIDEKVEA; encoded by the coding sequence GTGATTGTACTGGCCGCATTCCTCGGACATTGGTATCTGTCCCTGTTTTGCCAAACATTTTTCTTACACCGTTACTCGGCCCATAAAATGTTCGCGATGAGCAAGTTTTGGGAGCGGTTTTTCTACCTGTTAACGTACGTATCGCAAGGGTCATCTTACCTGAGCCCACGCGCTTATGCCGTGTTGCACCGGATGCACCATGCCTATAGCGACACGCCAAAAGATCCTCACTCTCCCCATCACACGAAGAACGTATTCACGATGATGTGGCAGACGAAAAATATTTACAACGCCGTTTTGCACCGCAAGCAAGCCATCGAGCGGCAGTTCGACCGGAATTATCCAGAATGGAATTTTATCGAGAAAGTTGGTGATTCGTGGGTTTCCCGGGCTGGCTGGGGCGTTCTGTACAGCCTGTTTTACATTTTCGCCTTCATTTACCTGGACATGCACTGGGCGTTCTTCTTCCTGTTACCGGTTCACTTCGTCATGGGGCCTGTACACGGTGCAATCATCAACTGGAGCGGTCACAAATACGGTTATTCGAACTTCGATAACCATGATCAATCAAAAAATTCGCTGATTCTGGACGTGGTTATGATGGGCGAACTGTTTCAGAACAACCACCACAAACGGCCTAACGCGGCTAACTTCGGTGCTAAATGGTTTGAATTCGATCCTACCTACCCGGTAATTGGAATTCTGCATAAGCTTCACATTGTTCGGTTGAGACCTTCTGCCGAAGCCAAGAAAGCCCAGCACGAAGTCGGTCACGATCGTCTCATTGATGAAAAAGTAGAAGCGTAG